The following are from one region of the Marinomonas sp. CT5 genome:
- a CDS encoding electron transfer flavoprotein subunit alpha/FixB family protein, which produces MSDFSLENLLRRDPRAEWIARNRLHPLHNEMLQAGSGEVRGPSGLLRKNPHIIGFIGPNGIKRIDRANASSAGLGGKKRSGETKEVQLPLHTVEHPDFYIMVVADMVGGRLTGHDKDILGLAHQLVAKRNGAVTLVCFGENKEAQCDLAGVDRLIHLEGNEYEGFAPEARLIALQQIEAQYQPDYWLFPDSVHGGTDLACRLSARLGERLATQAWQVSAEQTVCRGASGSQDISRDTPRILTLLEECGDAIDETRHEVLPISVDSIEQKSPSVVDKGLIAVDSNAVPLAEAEFILSAGNGIHNWDQFHSTAAALGATEGASRVAVDDGFMPRVRQVGASGTWVTARVYLAVGISGAIQHMQGIGQCDKVIAINTDAGCDMVKRADLAVIADSEEILGELTRLAQEYSSSKNQEEKSDAA; this is translated from the coding sequence ATGAGTGACTTTTCTTTAGAGAATCTTTTGCGACGTGATCCCAGAGCAGAATGGATTGCACGAAATCGCTTGCATCCTTTGCATAATGAGATGTTGCAAGCTGGTAGTGGTGAAGTACGAGGTCCATCTGGCTTACTGCGTAAGAATCCACACATTATTGGTTTTATTGGCCCAAACGGTATTAAACGCATTGATAGAGCCAATGCATCTTCAGCAGGACTTGGCGGGAAAAAACGATCAGGGGAAACGAAAGAAGTTCAGTTGCCTTTGCATACTGTCGAACATCCAGATTTTTACATTATGGTTGTGGCCGATATGGTCGGTGGTCGCTTAACGGGTCATGACAAGGATATTCTTGGTCTGGCTCATCAACTAGTTGCCAAACGTAATGGTGCCGTGACGTTAGTGTGTTTTGGTGAAAACAAAGAAGCACAATGTGATTTGGCCGGCGTTGATCGTTTGATTCACCTTGAAGGGAATGAATATGAAGGATTTGCGCCAGAAGCTAGGTTAATTGCATTGCAGCAAATAGAAGCACAATATCAGCCAGATTATTGGTTATTTCCAGACAGCGTACATGGTGGAACAGATCTGGCTTGTCGCTTATCTGCGCGCTTAGGAGAGCGCCTGGCAACACAGGCTTGGCAAGTAAGTGCTGAGCAAACGGTTTGCCGTGGTGCGTCTGGTAGCCAAGACATTTCACGTGATACGCCGCGTATTCTAACGTTACTGGAAGAGTGTGGTGATGCTATAGATGAAACACGTCATGAAGTACTTCCTATTTCGGTTGACAGCATCGAGCAAAAATCACCTAGCGTGGTCGATAAAGGACTCATTGCGGTTGATTCTAATGCAGTGCCATTGGCAGAAGCGGAATTTATTTTATCAGCAGGTAATGGTATCCATAATTGGGACCAGTTCCATTCGACTGCAGCCGCTTTGGGCGCCACTGAAGGGGCGAGTCGTGTTGCGGTAGATGATGGCTTTATGCCACGTGTTCGTCAGGTGGGAGCATCTGGCACTTGGGTAACCGCTCGTGTTTATCTTGCTGTTGGTATTTCAGGTGCGATTCAACATATGCAAGGGATTGGTCAATGTGACAAGGTTATTGCCATTAACACTGATGCTGGTTGTGACATGGTGAAGCGTGCCGATTTGGCTGTTATTGCGGATAGTGAAGAAATATTGGGAGAGCTGACCAGACTTGCTCAGGAGTATTCATCATCTAAGAATCAAGAGGAGAAGAGTGATGCTGCCTAA
- a CDS encoding electron transfer flavoprotein subunit beta translates to MLPNVKVVSLVSVGRHPQSGRSRRAEQDGRAVELGLKLSGKELTVVHAGHSQEPVLRQYAGMGLSSLTVLEQESNCDALAVLSTFLHDQKPDVVLTGVRAESGESSGMLPYLLAEHLGWPLVPRVADIISISEGKAEVLLALPRGQRRAVQVKLPFIASIDNAAQAPRQSAFGPGLRAELNVLSTNSVVDEAASQWQISAAKPRPKRIKVVKAKTAADRMKAATAKPVGGGGKVMKDETSQEKAQAIFDLLLEEKVVR, encoded by the coding sequence ATGCTGCCTAACGTGAAGGTTGTTTCATTAGTGTCAGTTGGCCGTCATCCTCAATCAGGTCGTTCTCGGCGAGCCGAACAAGATGGTCGAGCGGTTGAGTTGGGGCTAAAATTGTCCGGTAAAGAATTGACCGTGGTGCATGCTGGTCATTCTCAAGAGCCTGTGCTTCGCCAATACGCTGGTATGGGATTGTCTTCTTTAACGGTGTTAGAACAAGAAAGCAATTGTGATGCTTTGGCGGTATTGTCAACCTTTTTACATGATCAAAAACCTGATGTCGTTCTCACTGGAGTTCGTGCCGAAAGTGGCGAATCATCTGGCATGTTGCCGTATTTATTGGCTGAACATTTAGGTTGGCCTTTGGTGCCACGAGTGGCAGATATTATCAGCATTAGTGAGGGGAAAGCGGAGGTTTTATTAGCTCTACCACGTGGCCAGCGTCGTGCGGTTCAGGTCAAGTTGCCTTTTATTGCCAGTATTGATAATGCAGCACAAGCACCTCGTCAAAGTGCTTTTGGTCCAGGTTTAAGAGCGGAACTAAACGTATTGAGTACGAATAGTGTTGTTGATGAAGCCGCTAGCCAATGGCAAATTAGTGCTGCAAAACCTCGCCCTAAGCGCATAAAAGTGGTGAAAGCAAAGACTGCTGCAGATCGTATGAAGGCAGCAACTGCGAAACCTGTGGGAGGAGGCGGAAAAGTGATGAAAGATGAAACGTCGCAAGAAAAAGCCCAAGCGATCTTTGATTTACTATTAGAAGAGAAAGTGGTTCGTTAA
- a CDS encoding ABC transporter substrate-binding protein produces MIKSFVVLLFTLFMSASWADQVTVKDVLGRNVTFNAPAQRVIVGFYPEDYMAIGTEAAYDKVVGMSKYIWQARPANWEMYVKHRPSLNDIPGIGRVDTQTFSVEKVISLNPDVLMLADWQYKGLGTDIERLESAGIKVIVVDYNAQTLERHIKSTELIGVITGQEKRAAKIADEYKATVETISNRLAKANLPKPKVYTEFGASGTQELGFTFGKNMWGGISTMAGGDNISAPFVEWWGKLNPEQVIASNPDVIVITGYETGKGSDSMIMGQGVDKAAARERLEGYKKRVGWSSINAVKNNRLYGAYHGACRTILDAAMIEFYAKAMYPDLFSDLNPEQAYLGFYKKYLPVTPEGTFTLSLAN; encoded by the coding sequence ATGATTAAATCGTTTGTAGTGCTTCTGTTCACTCTCTTTATGAGTGCATCCTGGGCTGATCAAGTCACTGTGAAAGATGTTCTTGGTCGTAATGTGACATTTAATGCACCCGCACAACGTGTAATTGTTGGTTTTTATCCTGAAGATTATATGGCGATTGGGACGGAAGCGGCTTACGACAAGGTTGTTGGTATGTCTAAATACATTTGGCAGGCTCGTCCTGCTAACTGGGAAATGTATGTAAAACATCGTCCATCTTTAAACGATATTCCAGGTATTGGCCGTGTTGACACTCAGACTTTCTCTGTAGAAAAAGTCATTAGTTTGAACCCTGATGTTTTGATGTTAGCTGATTGGCAATATAAGGGATTGGGAACGGATATTGAACGACTTGAAAGTGCTGGCATAAAGGTGATTGTTGTCGATTACAACGCACAAACACTAGAGCGCCATATAAAGAGTACTGAGTTAATTGGTGTTATTACCGGACAAGAGAAGCGAGCAGCGAAGATTGCCGATGAATACAAAGCAACCGTTGAAACTATTAGCAACCGCCTTGCAAAAGCCAATTTACCAAAACCAAAAGTGTACACTGAGTTTGGAGCATCTGGCACTCAAGAGCTAGGCTTTACGTTTGGTAAGAACATGTGGGGCGGAATTTCTACCATGGCGGGTGGCGATAATATTTCTGCACCATTTGTTGAATGGTGGGGCAAATTGAACCCAGAACAAGTGATTGCTTCTAACCCAGATGTAATTGTTATTACAGGTTATGAAACTGGTAAAGGCTCTGATTCTATGATTATGGGACAGGGGGTTGATAAAGCGGCAGCTCGAGAACGTTTAGAAGGCTATAAAAAGCGTGTAGGTTGGTCATCTATTAATGCCGTTAAAAATAACCGATTATATGGCGCTTATCATGGTGCTTGTCGAACTATTTTAGATGCTGCAATGATCGAATTTTATGCTAAAGCCATGTACCCAGATTTGTTTTCGGATTTGAATCCTGAGCAAGCTTATCTAGGTTTCTATAAAAAATACCTTCCAGTGACACCTGAAGGAACCTTTACTTTATCTCTTGCAAACTAA
- a CDS encoding LysR family transcriptional regulator, with translation MQLDKIDLNLLRYLDSLLREQNVTHAANQLGITQPAMSNGLRRLRDLFHDPLLVRTSDGMMPTALAIQLQPRVRSILQSVDEVLHLGQNFEAESSSRVFRIMASDYAEATLIPPLMKKLQDEAPNVILDVMNPSDVSFHDVEKGKVDLVINRFDVLPQSFHQKSVWVDHFSCLVPANSEIAKNFSLETYLASPHVWVSKTGFGVGVGIQPEEVQKLGWVDGSLADLGFKRNIRLFTRNYNVAMRATEQLGLIATLPSLATRLMKDNANVVVLPPPFEIPPVELKMLWSPLLQHDPGHIWLRSTIAGCARTIAENNNL, from the coding sequence ATGCAGTTAGACAAAATAGATCTCAATTTACTTCGTTACTTAGACTCCCTATTACGGGAGCAAAATGTAACCCACGCTGCCAATCAGCTAGGTATCACACAACCAGCGATGAGCAACGGACTAAGGCGTTTAAGAGATCTATTTCATGATCCATTACTGGTAAGAACCAGCGATGGCATGATGCCAACTGCTTTAGCCATTCAATTGCAACCTCGCGTCAGAAGCATCTTGCAATCCGTTGATGAAGTATTGCACCTAGGACAAAACTTTGAAGCAGAATCCAGTTCACGAGTGTTTCGTATTATGGCCAGTGATTATGCCGAAGCAACACTCATCCCTCCCTTAATGAAGAAGTTACAAGATGAAGCACCCAATGTCATACTGGATGTCATGAACCCAAGTGATGTTAGCTTTCATGATGTCGAAAAAGGCAAAGTGGACTTGGTTATCAACCGTTTCGATGTCTTACCACAATCCTTCCACCAAAAATCAGTATGGGTTGATCATTTTTCTTGTTTGGTTCCAGCAAACTCAGAGATTGCTAAGAACTTTTCTCTAGAAACATATCTTGCCTCACCTCATGTTTGGGTGAGCAAAACTGGCTTTGGCGTCGGTGTAGGCATTCAGCCTGAAGAAGTGCAAAAACTTGGCTGGGTCGATGGTTCGCTAGCGGATTTAGGATTCAAACGTAATATTCGCTTGTTTACTCGCAACTATAATGTTGCGATGAGAGCAACAGAGCAACTCGGCTTAATTGCTACCCTACCGTCCTTAGCAACTCGCTTGATGAAAGACAATGCCAATGTTGTTGTGCTACCACCACCATTTGAAATCCCGCCTGTGGAATTGAAAATGCTATGGAGCCCATTACTGCAGCACGATCCGGGCCATATCTGGTTACGCTCGACTATAGCAGGCTGTGCTCGCACTATTGCCGAAAACAACAACTTATAA
- a CDS encoding AGE family epimerase/isomerase, which translates to MPSFPDFTSNEFLQQHIRTTMEFYHPNCIDPAGGFFHFFKDNGEIYDTDTRHLVSSTRFVFNYAKAFQAEGKTDYLKATRHGLDYLRNRHRRENGGYVWLLNKQQNLDETNHCYGFAFVMLAYATAYKAGVKEAKPWIRETFDIMEKHFWEAEFGLYKDEISSDWETVSPYRGQNANMHSCEALLAAYDATQEPRYLERATLLANNICLRQAALAGGEIWEHYTQDWQVDWEYNKADPKHLFRPWGFQPGHQTEWAKLLLLIHQRSPQEWLIPTARKLFDSAWNKSWDDVNDGLCYGYAPDGDICDGDKYFWVQAESFAAAAMLAIVTEEDHYWDKYHKLWQYSWSHLIDHKHGAWFRILTQDNKAYDDCKSPAGKTDYHTMGACYEVIQQQLKQS; encoded by the coding sequence ATGCCTTCTTTTCCAGACTTTACCTCCAATGAGTTTTTGCAACAGCATATTCGAACAACCATGGAGTTCTATCATCCAAACTGCATTGATCCTGCAGGTGGATTTTTTCACTTTTTCAAAGACAATGGCGAAATATACGATACAGATACTCGTCACCTTGTTAGTAGTACGCGCTTTGTTTTCAACTACGCCAAAGCCTTTCAAGCCGAAGGCAAAACCGATTATTTAAAGGCGACACGTCATGGTCTCGATTACTTGAGAAATCGTCATCGTCGAGAAAATGGTGGCTATGTATGGCTGCTAAATAAACAACAAAACCTGGATGAAACCAACCATTGTTATGGGTTCGCTTTTGTTATGCTCGCCTATGCTACCGCGTATAAAGCAGGCGTAAAAGAAGCCAAACCTTGGATTCGAGAAACCTTTGACATCATGGAGAAACATTTTTGGGAGGCTGAATTTGGCTTGTACAAGGATGAAATATCCAGCGACTGGGAAACCGTATCGCCTTATCGTGGACAGAATGCCAACATGCACAGTTGCGAGGCTTTACTTGCAGCCTATGATGCCACACAAGAACCCCGTTACCTTGAACGTGCCACGCTATTAGCGAATAACATTTGCCTGCGCCAAGCCGCTCTCGCTGGTGGAGAAATTTGGGAACACTACACCCAAGACTGGCAAGTGGATTGGGAATATAACAAAGCAGATCCAAAACACTTATTCCGTCCTTGGGGATTTCAACCAGGCCACCAAACCGAATGGGCCAAGCTGTTACTCTTAATTCATCAGCGCTCACCGCAAGAATGGTTGATCCCAACAGCACGAAAGCTGTTTGATTCAGCCTGGAACAAATCCTGGGACGATGTAAACGACGGCCTTTGTTATGGCTATGCGCCTGATGGAGATATTTGTGACGGTGATAAATATTTTTGGGTACAAGCGGAATCTTTTGCAGCAGCGGCTATGCTAGCCATTGTTACCGAAGAAGATCACTACTGGGATAAATATCATAAACTTTGGCAATACAGCTGGTCTCATCTGATCGATCATAAGCACGGCGCTTGGTTTCGAATCCTAACCCAAGACAATAAAGCTTATGATGACTGCAAAAGCCCAGCAGGTAAAACCGACTATCATACCATGGGCGCTTGTTATGAAGTTATTCAACAACAACTGAAACAATCTTAA
- a CDS encoding ROK family transcriptional regulator, translating to MKSSGSTSEQSRIYNERIILHLVRQHPEISRVKIAEYTGLSAQTISVITSSLLERALLQVDGKVTGRRGQPSIKLSINKAGAYGLGINVDRDHISAALLDFSGACVLLLERAVSFPSESLAKTIATDLIEEVKITLGDNWNKVQGIGLARPDYMDSWLETLVTDASQRGDLTLLKEALAYWQSDAFETWLSAFTGVPCFCENDAVAAATSELLLASEVQRDFFYLFISTACGGSFVANGECYSGAHGKAGSFGLIPTATGKHGKWILEALSLSSLKRFFTEQQVSWPATDDLWSGSEYAKLIEQWANEVAFEVTPALASVVALYDPKTILIGGRLPSPVLDALITYIEKMLKAHSMLPLPVIRIAQTAYTAGVLGAAVLPLYGSFAPQQNLLLLSSKSAVSGS from the coding sequence ATGAAATCGTCAGGTAGTACTTCTGAGCAGAGTCGTATTTATAATGAGCGCATTATTCTTCATTTAGTCCGACAACACCCTGAAATTTCTCGAGTAAAAATTGCAGAATATACTGGACTAAGTGCTCAGACGATTTCTGTCATTACGTCATCCTTGTTGGAAAGGGCGCTGTTACAAGTTGATGGCAAAGTTACAGGTCGCCGTGGTCAACCTTCGATAAAACTCAGCATTAATAAAGCGGGGGCCTATGGGTTAGGGATCAATGTCGACCGAGATCATATTAGTGCGGCTTTGCTCGATTTTAGCGGTGCTTGCGTTTTGCTATTAGAGCGAGCGGTGTCTTTTCCTTCGGAAAGTCTGGCGAAGACCATTGCTACTGACCTAATAGAAGAAGTGAAGATCACTTTAGGAGATAACTGGAACAAGGTTCAGGGGATAGGCTTAGCCAGACCTGACTATATGGATTCTTGGTTAGAAACCTTGGTGACAGATGCTAGCCAAAGGGGAGATTTAACGCTTTTAAAAGAAGCTTTAGCCTATTGGCAATCGGATGCGTTCGAGACGTGGTTGAGTGCTTTCACTGGCGTGCCTTGTTTTTGTGAGAATGACGCTGTCGCAGCGGCGACCAGTGAACTATTGTTGGCTTCTGAGGTACAGCGAGATTTCTTTTATCTTTTTATCAGTACAGCGTGTGGTGGTAGCTTCGTCGCTAATGGTGAATGTTACTCTGGTGCTCATGGCAAAGCGGGTAGTTTTGGCTTAATTCCTACCGCCACAGGAAAACACGGCAAATGGATTCTTGAAGCCTTGTCCTTGTCGTCTTTGAAGCGATTTTTTACGGAACAGCAAGTTTCATGGCCGGCAACGGATGATCTATGGTCTGGTTCTGAATACGCAAAACTGATTGAACAGTGGGCAAATGAAGTGGCTTTTGAGGTGACGCCTGCACTGGCATCGGTTGTTGCATTGTATGACCCAAAAACGATCCTGATTGGGGGGCGTTTGCCTTCGCCCGTGTTAGATGCTTTGATCACCTATATTGAAAAAATGTTGAAAGCGCACAGCATGTTGCCATTACCTGTGATTCGAATAGCTCAAACCGCTTATACGGCGGGGGTTCTTGGGGCGGCTGTATTGCCTCTTTATGGTAGTTTTGCTCCTCAGCAAAATTTATTGTTACTCAGTTCTAAATCCGCCGTTTCAGGGTCCTAA
- a CDS encoding TyrR/PhhR family helix-turn-helix DNA-binding protein, whose amino-acid sequence MRLEIQCEDRIGMVREALDLFVPHGIDMRLVEVDTKRRCIYCGFPDIPFSKLQQLLADIRRLESVEDVKTVMFTPSEREHNALYTLLEALPDGVISVDLKGNITMVTELAAQDLNVSVLNLLHKPVQQFIKGINVSKEQWANPRDGMSKRIRIRDKTLLLEMKPIFVRDDDGYANPAGTVIYLKSKSRLDRQTESLKQAPDAEHYLEMYFRPTVMKSEAMKRTLQQAKAFADLPMPLLIQGEVGTGKRDLVNALFQYWQKHHGDRDAQLVACHGTELSKDDIVKLDKMSGWFVIEDVECLDKQVQLDLSNWLARQPGESTSLDTNVRLVSLSSLSHAKLANSEVLNKSLYFALATLTLPMPALRNRKEDLEGLVHQIIVAQAERYRIPIPSVSKGALTKLGLYSWPGNLKELQNVCLQTLLTMKGEEWKADSVLLPENPVINDMALIDDSLEVTVKQWEAELLRRLYPRFPSTRKLAKAVNMSHSAIANKLKEYGINT is encoded by the coding sequence ATGAGATTAGAAATACAATGTGAAGACCGAATAGGCATGGTGCGAGAAGCACTCGACTTGTTTGTTCCCCATGGTATTGATATGCGCTTAGTAGAAGTGGATACCAAGCGGCGTTGTATTTATTGTGGCTTCCCCGATATTCCCTTCTCAAAATTGCAGCAATTATTGGCGGATATTCGTCGCTTAGAGAGCGTTGAAGATGTCAAAACCGTCATGTTTACTCCTTCAGAAAGAGAGCACAATGCGCTTTATACCTTGCTAGAGGCTCTTCCAGATGGGGTTATTTCCGTAGACCTGAAAGGTAACATCACCATGGTCACCGAACTGGCCGCGCAAGACCTAAATGTGTCTGTGTTGAACTTACTACATAAACCCGTACAGCAATTTATTAAAGGCATTAATGTTTCCAAGGAGCAATGGGCAAATCCGCGAGACGGCATGAGCAAGCGAATTCGCATTCGTGATAAAACCCTCTTGCTGGAAATGAAGCCCATCTTTGTTCGTGACGATGACGGCTATGCGAACCCAGCTGGCACAGTGATTTATTTAAAGTCCAAAAGCCGTTTGGATCGGCAAACTGAGAGCTTAAAACAAGCGCCAGATGCAGAGCATTATTTGGAAATGTATTTCCGGCCAACGGTGATGAAAAGTGAAGCTATGAAGCGCACTTTGCAGCAAGCCAAAGCATTTGCAGATTTACCTATGCCTTTGCTGATTCAAGGCGAGGTTGGTACAGGTAAGCGGGATTTAGTGAATGCCTTGTTTCAGTATTGGCAGAAGCATCATGGGGACAGAGACGCGCAACTGGTGGCTTGCCACGGAACAGAACTGAGTAAAGACGATATTGTTAAATTAGATAAAATGTCTGGCTGGTTTGTGATTGAGGATGTTGAGTGTCTTGATAAGCAAGTTCAGCTCGATTTATCCAATTGGCTAGCGCGTCAGCCAGGGGAAAGCACCAGTTTGGATACTAATGTTCGCTTGGTTAGCTTGTCATCGTTGAGCCATGCTAAGTTGGCCAATAGTGAGGTACTGAATAAAAGTTTGTACTTTGCTTTGGCGACCTTGACGTTACCAATGCCAGCGCTACGAAATAGAAAAGAAGATTTAGAAGGCTTGGTGCATCAAATTATTGTGGCTCAAGCGGAGCGCTATCGGATACCCATCCCCTCTGTTTCTAAAGGGGCTTTGACTAAGCTTGGTCTATATTCTTGGCCTGGTAATTTAAAAGAGCTGCAAAACGTTTGCCTGCAAACGTTACTGACGATGAAAGGTGAGGAGTGGAAAGCCGATTCGGTTTTGTTACCTGAAAATCCTGTTATTAATGACATGGCGCTCATAGATGATTCCCTAGAAGTGACGGTGAAACAATGGGAAGCAGAACTTTTGAGGCGACTTTATCCACGTTTTCCAAGTACCAGAAAACTAGCAAAAGCCGTTAATATGAGTCACAGCGCGATCGCTAATAAGCTAAAAGAATATGGGATAAATACATAA
- a CDS encoding HAD hydrolase family protein, whose protein sequence is MLHTAYYEVIMELVAFDLDGTLLNRHQRLSEFTLDTLERLKAAGIFYTVATGRTHFAAMPCIEGHDFPNWQIFKNGVEWWNPQKNLYRHRNLLSHSHIMDLLASFEEHQITPFIFCLEDDGSHRVYHSPLNGHLSDHIANELGNHKNMSLHPITDLSHNTRITNISAMGRPEFIEKIVLDSQKHSHLTAYSGGGIYNPDAFWLDIHHSNVNKGEALMELKEEIGAESLVVFGDGDNDLSMFSASDEAFATDNASLHIKDAATDVIGHHDEDGVARYLRKRYNL, encoded by the coding sequence GTGCTCCACACTGCATACTATGAGGTGATTATGGAGTTAGTGGCATTTGATCTAGACGGAACCCTTCTTAATCGGCATCAACGCCTTTCTGAATTCACATTAGACACGCTTGAACGCTTAAAAGCGGCTGGGATCTTTTACACGGTAGCGACTGGCAGAACACACTTTGCTGCTATGCCTTGTATTGAAGGTCATGACTTTCCCAACTGGCAGATATTCAAAAATGGCGTTGAATGGTGGAACCCTCAAAAAAACCTTTATCGCCACAGAAACTTACTCTCCCATAGCCATATCATGGATCTTCTTGCCTCTTTTGAAGAACACCAAATCACCCCCTTTATATTTTGTTTAGAAGACGACGGCTCTCACCGGGTTTACCACTCACCGCTAAATGGTCATTTAAGTGATCATATCGCTAATGAGCTAGGCAACCACAAAAACATGAGCCTTCACCCTATTACTGATTTATCCCACAACACGCGAATCACCAATATTAGTGCCATGGGACGACCTGAGTTTATTGAAAAAATCGTATTAGACAGTCAAAAACACAGCCATCTTACCGCCTATTCTGGCGGTGGAATCTATAACCCTGACGCCTTCTGGTTGGACATTCACCACAGCAATGTCAATAAAGGAGAGGCACTGATGGAACTAAAAGAAGAAATTGGTGCCGAAAGCTTAGTCGTGTTTGGAGACGGGGACAATGACTTATCTATGTTCTCAGCCTCAGATGAAGCCTTTGCAACTGATAATGCATCACTTCATATTAAAGATGCTGCGACCGATGTAATAGGACATCATGATGAAGATGGTGTAGCAAGGTATCTAAGAAAAAGGTATAACTTGTAA
- a CDS encoding HopJ type III effector protein has translation MLSTQTLIEKIKSTPEQVQFKEVIDVIEREYDFTPAAFTNGKQENGINENNGSCKIFSFGSIHQLTEVETLNLFGDFYRIDVLENPEATDHQNIRQFIENGWSGIHFTATALVQKS, from the coding sequence ATGCTAAGTACTCAAACGCTCATAGAAAAAATCAAATCCACACCTGAGCAAGTACAGTTTAAAGAAGTGATAGATGTGATTGAACGTGAATACGACTTTACCCCTGCGGCGTTTACCAATGGTAAACAGGAAAATGGCATTAATGAAAATAATGGCTCTTGTAAGATTTTTTCTTTCGGCTCAATCCACCAACTTACTGAAGTGGAAACGCTAAACTTATTTGGCGACTTTTATCGTATAGACGTTTTAGAAAACCCTGAAGCAACGGATCACCAAAACATCCGTCAATTCATTGAAAATGGCTGGAGTGGCATTCACTTCACGGCTACAGCTCTTGTTCAAAAGAGCTAA